The Nitrosomonadales bacterium nucleotide sequence GGACAGCCCGCCAGAAAGACAGGCGCGTCCGATGGCGGAATCGCGGTGAAAGTCTTCCAGCATCCGCGTCACGCGGAAGATGATCGCTTCCATCAGCAGCGCGGCGATACGGCGTTGCGGCAGGTGTTCGACCGGGCCGGAGAACGTCACTCTCAGGTCACCCCTGAAATACGGCGCGCCCAGTCCGCCGGGTTCGGCCAGGCAGAATATCCCGTCTGTTGCCAGCTCCCCGGAGCGGCATTCGCCGAACGGGTAGGGGGCGAGCGCGACGGCGATGGAGTTGAGCGTGCCTTCGCTGGCGAAATGCGTTTCCCCGGCGCCGTCCCGGTACGCCAGCGTTTGCAGGTAGCCATCGGGCACTGTGCCGCCCGCACGCAGGAAACGTGCGACGAACCCGCCGCTGCCGAGGTTGACCAGCGCTTCGCTGCCGTCGGCGGCAATGGAGGCGACCAGCGCGGCGGACTGGTCCGCCAGGCTGGCTCGCAACCTCAGGCCATTGTCGAACTCCAGATCCATCCCGGCGGAGGGCGCGATGCGCGGCAGGATGCCGGCGGGAATGCCGAACAGGTCGCAGAGTGCGGGCGACCATTGCTGCCGGCGGATATCCATCAGCAAAGTGCGCGCGGCCATGGATTCGTCGGTCACAAAATGCCTGCCGCCAGTCCAGCGCCAGATCAGGAAAGTGTCCAGCGTACCGGCAAGCAGTTCGCCGCGTTCAAGGCGCGCCAGCCATGCCGGGTTGTCCTGCAACACTTTGCGCAGCTTGGGGGCGAAATAATAGGGGGTGAGCGGCAGGCCGCCGAGATCGCGGATCGTCTCTTCATGCGCGCGCAATGCGGCGCAACTTGCCGCGCCCCGGTCGTCCTGCCACGAGATCAGCGGGGTGAGCGGTTGGCCGCCGGCCTGTTCCCAGATCAGGAACGACGAGCGCTGGCTGCACAGGCCCAACGGGACGCAGCCACCCGCTTGTGCGCGGCACTCGTCAAGCGCCAGCCCGGCTGTCGCTGCATACGCCAGCGCATCGCTCTCGCAGCGCCCGCCGTCGATGGTGATGGCCGACGCGGGGTGTTCCGCGATGTTGTGCAACTTGCCGTGACGGTCCAGCAGCCCGGCCTTGATCGAGGTGGTGCCAAGGTCGAGCGCGATGGCGCAGAACGAGGCGGCGCGTGTCATCCGTTCCTCATCGCCAGCGCCTGTTGCGGCACGTCGCTGATCAGGATGTCCACGCCGTGACCCAGCGCCCTGGCGATCTCTTCATCGCTGTTGCAGGTGTAGACCGCGATGCATTTGTCGTGTCCGCGCAACAATTCGACCGTCGCCTCATCGAGCGAGGTTATCGGCAGGCACAGCCCGCGCAGGAAGGGGTGTGCGGCCAGTGCCCGGCGCGCGTCCGCAAGCGTCTGCTCCGGCTCGAGGTTGTAGATCAGCGGGAACCCCGGTGTGAGCTGGTGGGCATAGACCAGGCTGGCGAGGTCGAATGAAGAAACGATGACGGTATCGTCCTGCGCGGTTCCGATCATCTCCAGCGTCTTGCGTACCTTGATCTCGTGGCGGGCACGGGGCTCCCAGTCGCGGTTCTTGATCTCGATCAGCAGGCGGCAGCGCGTGCGGTAGGCATCCAGAAATGCCTGCAGGCCCATGATGCCTTCCGCTGCGGCTTGAGGGGAGAAATGCGCGGCGAAATCCATCTGCTGCAATTGCGCGAGATCGAAATCGTCTATGCGCCTGTCCGGCAAGCCGAGCTTGCCGAGGAAGCGGTCGTGCCACAGTACGGCTGTTCCGTCGCGGCTCAACTGCACGTCAGTCTCGATACCGTCGATCGTATATTCCAGCGCCTTGTCGAAGGCCGTGCGGGTGTTTTCCGCCGCCTCGCGGTTGGCGCCGCGATGGGCGAAGATCAAGGTTCGCCGGGTTCTCATCGGGGCAGGCTTTCGATGAAGCGCCGCATCGAGGCTTCCAGCGCGGCGAAGTGCGGGTTGTACATCAGGCGGCGCATCATTCCGGCGGCAAGGTTCTCTTCCGTCACTTCGCCTTGTTGGCACTGTCCGGGATGTTCGCGGCACGCCCTGTATTTTTCCATCTCGTCAGGGTAGTAGTGCAGGCAATTCGAATATTCTCCGGACGCCCCGTAGTGGTTGTCTTCCGGCGCGATCACGATGGCCGTGTGCGCCGAACTCACTATCCGCTGTGCGGGTATCACACTGTCCACCCTCTCCAGCCTTGCGGCGGGAATGCCGGGCGGCAATTTCCCCGGTGTGGTGGTGTAGAGCACCAGTTTGTTGGCTGCGTGGGCGGCATGCGCCATAAAGGCCAGCGTGGCCGAGATGTCCACGGTCACGTCGTCCGCGCTGGCGGCGGCGAACACCGGAATATCCACGCCGCGTCCCTGCAAGCATGTGTCGAGTTCGCGGATCAGCGCATGCATCTGCGCCGCCGCATTCTTCGGGAAGGATTCGTACTTGTAGATATCGAGATCGGGCCTGATCTCCAGCCATTTCGCCGAAGGGATCAGCCAACTGTACAGCTTGTGCCAGTTGGCGAACCTGGCGCGAGACGATATCCGCAATGCGGGCGAGAACAGCAGCAGGCCGCGCACCCGTTCGTCGTGCAGGCTGTGCAGGATACTCAGCGTTGCGCCTGCCGACAGTCCCGCCAGATACATCTCGTCGACTTCCTCCGCCAGCCGGTCGGCGCCATACGCGACCGCCCTGGCCCAGTCCTGCCGGCGCGCCTCGAGCAGGTCGCCCGGCTGCGTGCCATGCCCCGGCAACAATATCGCCATCACGCGAAAACCGTTCTGCCGGAAGAATGCCGCCAGATGCCTCATGGAATAGGGTGAATCGGTCAGGCCGTGGGTGAGCAGTACGCCACGGCGGAAAGGCTTGCCGTGCCCCGGCGCAAAATCGGCCGACGGTTCCAGCTCGAACGGGGCGTTGCCGCCAACGACGCTGTCGAGAATGGCTGCGCCCGATGCGGCGCGTGCCTTCGTCAGCATGTCGCGGGTGGCAGCGACATAGTCCGCGAACGTCGGTGCAATGTCATCGAACCCGGCGTTCAATCCGGAAGGCCGGTGCCGCGCTTGTAGCGGAGGAACTGCCGAGCCAGAGATGCTGCGCAAATGCTGCATTGCCATTCCCGTGTGGAAAACCGGCTGGATTATGACGCAGATTGTCGCGTTTGATGATGGGTCGGCGGGAATTGGCCTTGCAGGCCGCGCATTCGCCTGAAGGAGAATGCCGTTCCGGGCTACAAACAGCAAGCAGGTGAGCCCATATGCCAAAGCCCCCGCATGGGCTTTGGCGTTCGTAGGCTCGCAGCAGTGCGGCTCGAATTCCCTGCCCACCCCACGCGCCGTCCCGGACGCGGATTTGGCTCCATGCAAATCATGCATCAACAAAAGAAAAGGGCCACCCATTCGGGCAGCCCTTTTTCTTTTGTTGGTGGAGACGGCGGGAATTG carries:
- a CDS encoding carbohydrate kinase — translated: MTRAASFCAIALDLGTTSIKAGLLDRHGKLHNIAEHPASAITIDGGRCESDALAYAATAGLALDECRAQAGGCVPLGLCSQRSSFLIWEQAGGQPLTPLISWQDDRGAASCAALRAHEETIRDLGGLPLTPYYFAPKLRKVLQDNPAWLARLERGELLAGTLDTFLIWRWTGGRHFVTDESMAARTLLMDIRRQQWSPALCDLFGIPAGILPRIAPSAGMDLEFDNGLRLRASLADQSAALVASIAADGSEALVNLGSGGFVARFLRAGGTVPDGYLQTLAYRDGAGETHFASEGTLNSIAVALAPYPFGECRSGELATDGIFCLAEPGGLGAPYFRGDLRVTFSGPVEHLPQRRIAALLMEAIIFRVTRMLEDFHRDSAIGRACLSGGLSGSDCLQQGIARCAPCAVYRLDQNQSSLLGAALLAAGMAPAGHGKGDRIAVPDDTGALPEKYRRWKVWLDGLLASR
- a CDS encoding alpha/beta hydrolase translates to MQHLRSISGSAVPPLQARHRPSGLNAGFDDIAPTFADYVAATRDMLTKARAASGAAILDSVVGGNAPFELEPSADFAPGHGKPFRRGVLLTHGLTDSPYSMRHLAAFFRQNGFRVMAILLPGHGTQPGDLLEARRQDWARAVAYGADRLAEEVDEMYLAGLSAGATLSILHSLHDERVRGLLLFSPALRISSRARFANWHKLYSWLIPSAKWLEIRPDLDIYKYESFPKNAAAQMHALIRELDTCLQGRGVDIPVFAAASADDVTVDISATLAFMAHAAHAANKLVLYTTTPGKLPPGIPAARLERVDSVIPAQRIVSSAHTAIVIAPEDNHYGASGEYSNCLHYYPDEMEKYRACREHPGQCQQGEVTEENLAAGMMRRLMYNPHFAALEASMRRFIESLPR
- a CDS encoding glycerophosphodiester phosphodiesterase, which codes for MRTRRTLIFAHRGANREAAENTRTAFDKALEYTIDGIETDVQLSRDGTAVLWHDRFLGKLGLPDRRIDDFDLAQLQQMDFAAHFSPQAAAEGIMGLQAFLDAYRTRCRLLIEIKNRDWEPRARHEIKVRKTLEMIGTAQDDTVIVSSFDLASLVYAHQLTPGFPLIYNLEPEQTLADARRALAAHPFLRGLCLPITSLDEATVELLRGHDKCIAVYTCNSDEEIARALGHGVDILISDVPQQALAMRNG